One Amaranthus tricolor cultivar Red isolate AtriRed21 chromosome 10, ASM2621246v1, whole genome shotgun sequence genomic window carries:
- the LOC130826122 gene encoding phosphomannomutase, which produces MAANPAIIALFDVDGTLTAPRKGVTSEMLEYMKELRKVVAVGVVGGSDLIKISEQLGKSVINDYDYVFAENGLVAYKGGVEIGIMSLKQHLGEEKLKEFINFTLKYIADIDIPIKRGTFIEFRNGMLNVSPIGRNCSQEERDDFEKYDKVHKIRSTMVNVLREKFGHYNLTFSIGGQISFDVFPKGWDKTYCLRYLQDFTEIHFFGDKTFEGGNDHEIFVSERTIGHTVTSPEDTRKQCTEIFLTKND; this is translated from the exons ATGGCTGCTAACCCTGCTATAATTGCATTGTTTGATGTTGATGGAACACTTACAGCTCCTAGAAAG GGAGTAACTTCGGAGATGTTAGAATATATGAAAGAATTACGAAAG GTTGTTGCTGTTGGTGTTGTTGGAGGATCTGACCTAATTAAGATATCAGAGCAACTTGGAAAATCAG TTATTAATGACTATGATTACGTTTTTGCGGAGAATGGACTTGTGGCTTATAAAGGTGGTGTGGAGATTGGTATCATG AGCCTGAAACAGCATCTTGGAGAAGAAAAGCTCAAG GAGTTTATCAATTTTACGCTCAAGTACATCGCAGATATAGATATTCCTATAAAAAG GGGAACATTCATTGAGTTTCGAAATGGAATGCTTAATGTTTCACCAATTGGTAGAAATTGTAGCCAAGAAGAAAGAGATGACTTTGAAAAGTATGATAAG GTCCATAAAATACGTTCAACCATGGTGAATGTGTTGCGCGAGAAATTTGGTCACTATAATTTGACATTTTCAATAGGAGGACAAATAAGCTTTGAT GTATTTCCAAAAGGTTGGGATAAGACATATTGCTTGCGGTACCTTCAGGATTTCACCGAGATTCACTTTTTTGGTGACAAAACCTTTGAG GGTGGAAATGATCATGAAATTTTTGTGTCGGAAAGGACTATAGGGCATACTG